In the genome of Hirundo rustica isolate bHirRus1 chromosome 16, bHirRus1.pri.v3, whole genome shotgun sequence, the window AGGGCTTTTAGAGCTGGCTCCAGTGCGCCCTTCCTTCCCCGCCGGGCGCGGGGTCGGGGCATCTCGTCAGTCGACACAGTAAACGAAAGAGTATTTGAAAGGACGTAGGTGCTTACTTTTCAACATCCTCCGCTTCTTaacaaaacataatttaaaagcagTGCGTTCACATGCCGTGTTTCAAATCTCTGGAAAGTGTTTTCCCATTAGCTCTGAGTCAGACAATGATAATCTGTACATTAACTTGCTGTTTTGAGATGGAAGTTTAAAAGATTCCTGCTAaagtgctgtgctttgtgaCATCAATAGCTGGGTTAgcttgttggtttgtttgttggttttttttttttttaatgtaagtttTCAAAGTAATCTTAAATATTTGTCTGttgatttcaggaaaaaacataTTGAAAAGGAAGGAGATGCAGCAAAAAGATGGGCtgaaaaatggggatttttgAAAACACCTCTTGAGGAGGTAAAATTGAATGGCATATAATATAGCTTATAATATAAGCAACACATGAAATACTTGTGCACAAATTTATCTGGACACAAACTTACAAGAGCATAGAAGACTAGAAAGGTACTGAGCATGCTTTACTACACCGGCATCCAAGGTAACAACTGCACTACCTTACTTTTGAAATGGttcaaattttcagttttcttctgaataaaATACCAATCAAGTGGTAATTCATATGCCATGCATATTCTGACATATTTCTCCTGAGAAACATGACTCCTAATAGTGCTAACAAGTACTAGATGCACActgacaggaaaatatttccccttTGTCTCTCCatatggtattttaaaaatctaggGGAAAAGGTTCCAGCTAATTAAATTGTCAGTGGGGGAATCtacaacaaatgaaaatatttggagTGATGTCGCTTCTCAGTGATGTTTAGATATTAGAATACAGTAGCACATGATGTTACTTTTGGAATCACAGTATTTCATTGCTAAAGAACAGGATTGATGCAACCCCTGCATAGTTATAAATGCAGTTTGCATgtcttctgaaacaaaaatacccAGTCATTTCCAAAGCACTGGAATAAGTAATCCTGCTTGAGGTGGAAACAACAGGAAGTTCATATGCAACAATGAGGGGAATGGTGTGGATTATCATATATCATAGTATTATTTCAAAAGGTAAATAGTCCAGGTTTTAAatatgttttggttttagttaattggacatgaaaagaaagaagatgcaaaGCCCAAGCTACAGCTTCCAGATCACCTGCGGATTCGACCTGTGACACCtgtggaaaaatacattaaggttaggaaattagattttaaaattgcaaTACAGCAACATCTGTCTTAAGAAACCACACAAACTCTGAAAACCAGTTGTCTTATAGAGGGGGATCTTTAACTATAGGTCAAAGTAAACTGCATTTGCGAGCCAAACTatgctttaaaaacatttgtttaagACAAAGTATTGTCCTTTGGATATGGTTGTAATTTTTCTACCTTTATTTAACAGTCTGTTTTTTGGCAGAGACAATACCACTGTCCTCTTCAGTACCACAAATTAATAAGAAGCCGGTTCTAATAAGCCAAGtcataattattttgttttaaatgattTATATGCACATTCAGAGTCTTAAAGCTGTCAAACAGCTGGAGAGTAGAATGTTGGTTTAATTTATAAATACGGTGTGTCAGGATCACCAGGGAATAGGGTAACTCCAGAGGCAACTAAAGCAGTGACATTGGGAGAGGAACATACTCACAAAAGGGGAAGCAGAATATGCTAAATAAAAGGAAGGTTAGTCCACTTAGAGAAGATTAGGGATGTAAAGGAGATTGGATATTCGTACTTGCTGAACTAGCTTTCTTTCAAAGGATTCCAAGGTTGGGGAGATAAGGTAAGGAGGTAGTAAAAGCTTTTACtgagattaaattaaaataaaaattaagagcTAGTGTTTAGTGTGGTAAAGAAATGAAATGGCGTAATTTCTGCCATGACTGCTACTTGTTCTTCGCTTTTGTCCCAGACCTCCAGTCTCAGCCCCGTGAAGGTGTTGGTGCATTAACAAATCCTGCAGTTTTCAGCTGCTCCACAAGCATGCAGAGCCTGGTGCTCATTGGAACAGAGTTTCCATTTCACCTCAGAAcggggaggaagagaagggtTAGCTGTGATTTAGGTCACCCTTTACATATTCAGAGTGAAGTTTCATACATCCTTCCCAGAACTGTCTTTCTGCACATTTACCTTGTGGTAACAGTCAAATCTGTTCTCTCTAGGTTAGACTAATAAAAGCTTCTGCACAGTCCCCTCCCCCAGACCGAAAGTGGGACATGATTTCCTTCATTATCCCTCTCAGTGGG includes:
- the CIMIP1 gene encoding uncharacterized protein C20orf85 homolog, encoding MEPTNFIARDNYWKKHIEKEGDAAKRWAEKWGFLKTPLEELIGHEKKEDAKPKLQLPDHLRIRPVTPVEKYIKVLPSPPLPETTQGFIGWRSSVPALALEHDFQIQSCKGAVCKMK